The Pseudomonas iranensis genome includes a window with the following:
- a CDS encoding aspartate-semialdehyde dehydrogenase encodes MTQTFDIAVIGATGTVGETLVQILEERDFPVGNLHLLASSESAGSSVLFRNKNVRVREVDEFDFSKVRLVFFAAGAAVSLSYAARAHAAGCSLIDLSGALPADQAPQVVPEANGDILASLKSPFQVSSPSPSATTLAVVLAPLLDLLDLQYVNVTANLAVSAQGREAVTELARQTAELLNMRPLEPTFFDRQMAFNLLAQVGTPDAQGHTLLEKRLVRELRQVLAKPLLKISATCVQAPVFFGDSFSVTLQSGSAVDLEKVNAALEAAPGIELVEAGDYPTAVGDAVGQDVVYVGRVRTGVDDPAELNLWLTSDNVRKGAALNAVQLAELLIKDLL; translated from the coding sequence ATGACCCAGACTTTCGATATCGCCGTTATCGGCGCCACCGGTACTGTCGGCGAAACCCTCGTACAGATTCTCGAAGAGCGCGACTTCCCGGTCGGCAATCTGCACCTGCTGGCCAGCAGCGAATCGGCCGGCAGCTCGGTGCTGTTCCGCAACAAAAACGTCCGCGTGCGCGAGGTCGACGAGTTCGATTTCAGCAAGGTCAGACTGGTGTTCTTCGCCGCTGGCGCTGCGGTGTCGCTGAGTTACGCCGCCCGCGCCCATGCTGCCGGTTGCTCGTTGATCGACCTGTCCGGCGCGTTGCCTGCCGATCAGGCGCCGCAGGTGGTGCCCGAGGCCAATGGCGATATTCTCGCCAGTCTGAAAAGCCCGTTCCAGGTCAGCAGCCCAAGCCCGTCGGCCACTACGCTTGCCGTGGTGCTGGCGCCGTTGCTTGATCTGCTCGATCTGCAATACGTCAACGTCACCGCCAACCTGGCCGTTTCTGCGCAAGGTCGCGAGGCGGTAACCGAGCTCGCGCGGCAGACTGCCGAGCTGCTGAACATGCGTCCGCTGGAGCCGACCTTCTTTGATCGGCAGATGGCGTTCAACCTGCTGGCGCAAGTCGGTACGCCTGATGCGCAGGGCCACACGCTGCTGGAAAAGCGTCTGGTGCGCGAGTTGCGCCAGGTGCTGGCAAAACCTTTATTGAAGATTTCTGCCACTTGCGTTCAAGCCCCGGTGTTTTTTGGCGATAGCTTTAGCGTGACCTTGCAGTCGGGCAGCGCTGTTGACCTGGAAAAAGTCAACGCCGCGCTCGAGGCTGCACCGGGCATCGAGCTGGTCGAGGCCGGCGATTATCCGACCGCGGTCGGCGATGCGGTGGGGCAGGACGTGGTCTACGTCGGCCGCGTACGCACTGGCGTCGACGACCCGGCGGAACTAAATCTTTGGCTGACGTCAGATAACGTACGCAAAGGCGCGGCGCTCAATGCCGTGCAACTGGCTGAGTTGTTGATAAAAGACCTGCTGTAA
- a CDS encoding phosphoribosylanthranilate isomerase, producing the protein MSAVRSKICGITRIEDALAAVEAGADAIGLVFYAKSPRAVNVQQARAIIKALPPFVTTVGLFVNASRCELGEILDAVPLDLLQFHGDESAQECEGWHRPYIKALRVKAGDDIAAACDAFPGASGVLLDTYVEGVPGGTGEAFDWSLIPQHLSKPLILAGGLTPDNVADAVARVKPYAVDVSGGVEASKGIKDHHKIRAFINAVRGNTSSM; encoded by the coding sequence ATGTCAGCTGTTCGCAGCAAGATCTGCGGCATTACCCGCATCGAAGATGCGCTGGCCGCCGTCGAAGCCGGCGCCGATGCGATCGGTCTGGTGTTTTACGCCAAGAGCCCGCGAGCGGTGAACGTGCAGCAGGCGCGGGCGATCATCAAGGCGTTGCCGCCGTTCGTCACTACCGTGGGGCTGTTCGTCAATGCCAGTCGATGCGAGCTGGGAGAAATCCTCGATGCGGTGCCGCTGGATCTGCTGCAATTCCATGGCGATGAAAGCGCGCAGGAGTGCGAAGGCTGGCATCGTCCATACATCAAAGCGCTGCGGGTCAAGGCTGGCGATGACATTGCCGCTGCCTGCGATGCCTTTCCCGGCGCCAGTGGCGTACTGCTCGACACCTATGTCGAAGGGGTGCCCGGCGGAACCGGCGAGGCGTTTGACTGGTCACTGATTCCGCAACACCTGAGCAAGCCGCTGATTCTGGCCGGCGGCCTGACGCCGGATAACGTTGCCGACGCGGTAGCACGGGTCAAGCCCTACGCGGTGGATGTCAGCGGCGGGGTAGAAGCGAGCAAAGGCATCAAGGATCACCACAAGATTCGCGCATTCATCAACGCGGTGCGCGGCAATACATCGTCGATGTGA
- the accD gene encoding acetyl-CoA carboxylase, carboxyltransferase subunit beta, translating to MSNWLVDKLIPSIMRSEVKKSSVPEGLWHKCPSCEAVLYRPELEKTLDVCPKCNHHMRIGARARIDIFLDPEGRNELGADLEPVDRLKFRDGKKYKDRLVAAQKQTGEKDALISVSGTLLGMPVVVSAFEFNFMGGSMGAIVGERFVRAANYALENRCPMICFAASGGARMQEALISLMQMAKTSAVLARLREEGIPFISVLTDPVYGGVSASLAMLGDVIVGEPKALIGFAGPRVIEQTVREKLPEGFQRSEFLLEHGAIDMIIHRQELRPRLGNLLAQMTGKPTPKFVAAPIEPIVVPPVPANV from the coding sequence ATGAGCAACTGGTTAGTAGACAAACTGATCCCTTCGATCATGCGCTCGGAGGTCAAGAAGAGCTCGGTGCCTGAAGGTCTGTGGCACAAATGCCCGTCCTGCGAGGCGGTGTTGTACCGTCCGGAGCTGGAAAAGACCCTGGACGTTTGCCCCAAGTGCAACCACCACATGCGCATCGGCGCACGTGCGCGTATCGACATCTTCCTCGATCCGGAAGGCCGCAACGAACTGGGTGCTGACCTGGAGCCGGTTGACCGTCTGAAATTCCGCGACGGCAAGAAGTACAAGGACCGCCTGGTCGCTGCGCAGAAGCAGACCGGCGAGAAAGATGCGCTGATCTCGGTCAGCGGTACCCTGCTGGGCATGCCGGTAGTGGTTTCGGCATTCGAATTCAACTTCATGGGCGGTTCCATGGGCGCCATCGTCGGTGAGCGCTTCGTGCGCGCTGCCAACTACGCACTGGAAAACCGCTGCCCGATGATCTGCTTCGCCGCTTCCGGTGGCGCGCGCATGCAGGAAGCGCTGATCTCGCTGATGCAGATGGCCAAGACCTCGGCCGTGCTGGCGCGCCTGCGTGAAGAAGGCATTCCGTTCATCTCCGTACTGACCGACCCGGTCTACGGCGGCGTTTCCGCCAGTCTGGCGATGCTCGGTGACGTCATCGTTGGCGAACCGAAAGCCCTGATCGGCTTCGCCGGTCCGCGGGTAATCGAGCAGACCGTGCGCGAAAAACTGCCGGAAGGCTTCCAGCGCAGCGAATTCCTGCTGGAGCACGGTGCAATCGACATGATCATTCACCGTCAGGAGCTGCGCCCGCGTCTGGGTAACCTGCTGGCACAGATGACTGGCAAGCCGACGCCGAAGTTCGTCGCCGCGCCGATCGAGCCGATCGTGGTTCCGCCGGTGCCTGCCAACGTATGA
- the truA gene encoding tRNA pseudouridine(38-40) synthase TruA: MAPDGFYRVALGVEYKGSRYSGWQRQLTGVATVQEELEKALSKVANSPVSLQCAGRTDAGVHACGQVVHFDTQVDRSLKAWVMGANINLPHDISVSWARVMPAHFHARFKAIARRYRYVIYNDQIRPAHLNEEITWNHRPLDAERMAEAAQYLIGTHDFSAFRAGQCQAKSPIKKMHHLRVTRHGKMIVLDIRANAFLHHMVRNIAGVLMTIGAGERPVEWMKEVLESRERRSGGVTAHPYGLYLVQVEYHDEFPLPERFIGPHFLTGFSELDG; this comes from the coding sequence ATGGCGCCCGATGGCTTTTACCGCGTCGCGCTGGGCGTTGAGTACAAAGGCTCGCGCTACAGCGGCTGGCAGCGTCAGTTGACCGGTGTGGCGACGGTGCAGGAAGAGCTTGAAAAAGCCCTGTCGAAAGTCGCCAATTCACCGGTTTCCCTGCAATGCGCCGGGCGTACCGACGCCGGCGTGCATGCCTGCGGCCAAGTGGTGCACTTTGACACCCAGGTTGATCGCTCGCTGAAAGCCTGGGTCATGGGCGCCAACATCAATCTGCCCCACGACATCAGCGTCAGTTGGGCCAGGGTCATGCCGGCACATTTTCATGCTCGGTTCAAAGCCATTGCCCGGCGTTATCGCTATGTGATCTACAACGATCAGATCCGCCCGGCGCACCTCAATGAAGAAATCACCTGGAATCACCGTCCGCTCGACGCCGAGCGTATGGCCGAGGCCGCGCAGTACCTGATCGGTACCCACGATTTCAGCGCGTTCCGGGCTGGTCAGTGCCAGGCCAAGTCACCGATCAAAAAGATGCATCACCTGCGCGTGACCCGTCACGGCAAGATGATCGTGCTCGACATTCGTGCCAACGCGTTCCTGCATCATATGGTGCGCAACATTGCCGGTGTGCTGATGACCATTGGTGCCGGGGAGCGCCCCGTGGAGTGGATGAAAGAAGTGCTGGAGAGTCGCGAGCGTCGCTCCGGCGGGGTGACGGCGCATCCATATGGGCTCTATCTGGTGCAGGTCGAGTACCACGACGAATTCCCGTTACCCGAGCGCTTTATCGGGCCACATTTCCTTACGGGTTTCTCCGAACTTGACGGCTGA
- the folC gene encoding bifunctional tetrahydrofolate synthase/dihydrofolate synthase: protein MTQRTLGEWLAYLEQLHPSAIDMGLERSQQVASRMGLGQPAPRVITVTGTNGKGSTCAFVASLLRAQGLSVGVYNSPHLLRYNERVQLNGVEATDAQLCEAFAAVEAGRGDTSLTYFEMGTLAAFWLFQQSALDAVVLEVGLGGRLDTVNVVDADIALVTSIGVDHADYLGNTRESVAYEKAGIFRQGKPALCGDLNPPQPLLDKAHELACPFFLRGRDFDLGITEQHWQWRGTDALGQVVELRDLPLLDLPMENAALALQAYLLTGLPWNAEQIVPALLATRVVGRLDRRSFEWNGKRLNLLLDVGHNPHAAEYLARRLAARPPVGKRLAVFGLLADKDLDGVVGELNASVAHWAVAPLDSPRARPVAEIETALQNLGASVTSYASVAAALEGQCAIATSDDEILLFGSFYCVAEALVWLARRSTEEAANGFAG from the coding sequence ATGACCCAGCGCACCCTTGGTGAATGGCTCGCCTACCTCGAGCAGTTGCATCCTTCGGCCATCGACATGGGCCTGGAGCGTTCGCAACAGGTAGCGTCCCGCATGGGGCTGGGCCAGCCGGCGCCTCGGGTGATCACGGTCACCGGCACCAACGGCAAGGGTTCGACCTGCGCGTTCGTGGCTTCGTTGCTGCGTGCGCAGGGCCTGAGCGTTGGCGTCTACAATTCTCCGCACCTGCTGCGTTATAACGAGCGGGTGCAACTCAATGGCGTCGAAGCCACTGACGCCCAGCTGTGCGAAGCCTTTGCTGCGGTCGAGGCGGGCCGCGGCGACACTTCCCTGACTTACTTCGAAATGGGCACCCTGGCGGCGTTCTGGCTGTTCCAACAGTCCGCGCTTGATGCTGTGGTGCTTGAAGTGGGTCTGGGCGGGCGTCTGGATACCGTCAATGTGGTGGATGCCGACATCGCGCTGGTCACCAGTATTGGTGTCGATCACGCCGATTATCTGGGCAATACCCGCGAATCCGTAGCCTACGAGAAGGCCGGAATCTTCCGCCAGGGCAAGCCTGCTCTGTGTGGCGACCTGAATCCTCCGCAACCGCTGCTCGACAAGGCGCACGAACTGGCTTGCCCGTTCTTCCTGCGTGGACGCGATTTCGATCTTGGCATCACCGAGCAGCATTGGCAGTGGCGCGGCACCGATGCCCTAGGCCAGGTGGTCGAGTTGCGCGACTTGCCGCTGCTCGATCTGCCGATGGAAAACGCCGCGCTGGCGCTGCAAGCCTATCTGCTGACAGGTTTGCCGTGGAATGCCGAACAGATAGTCCCTGCATTGCTGGCGACGCGCGTGGTCGGACGCCTCGATCGTCGTTCGTTCGAATGGAACGGCAAGCGCCTGAACCTGTTGCTGGATGTCGGTCACAACCCGCATGCCGCTGAATATCTCGCGCGACGGCTGGCTGCGCGGCCGCCGGTTGGCAAGCGTCTGGCGGTGTTCGGGTTGCTTGCGGACAAGGATCTGGATGGTGTTGTTGGCGAATTGAATGCTAGTGTCGCGCATTGGGCTGTCGCGCCGCTGGATTCGCCGCGCGCGCGTCCCGTGGCTGAGATTGAGACAGCGCTGCAGAACCTTGGCGCTTCGGTTACGTCCTATGCCAGCGTTGCGGCCGCTCTGGAAGGGCAGTGCGCCATTGCGACCAGCGACGACGAGATTCTGTTGTTTGGATCATTTTATTGTGTCGCCGAGGCCCTTGTATGGCTGGCCCGGCGCTCCACGGAGGAAGCGGCAAATGGCTTTGCTGGATAA
- the leuB gene encoding 3-isopropylmalate dehydrogenase, translated as MSKQILILPGDGIGPEIMAEAVKVLELANDKYSLGFELSHDVIGGAAIDKHGVPLADETLDRARAADAVLLGAVGGPKWDTIERDIRPERGLLKIRAQLGLFGNLRPAILYPQLADASSLKPEIVAGLDILIVRELTGGIYFGAPRGTRTLDNGERQSYDTLPYSESEIRRIARVGFDMAMVRGKKLCSVDKANVLASSQLWREVVEQVAKDYPEVELSHMYVDNAAMQLVRAPKQFDVIVTDNMFGDILSDEASMLTGSIGMLPSASLDSNNKGMYEPCHGSAPDIAGKGIANPLATILSVSMMLRYSFNLHDAADAIEKAVSVVLDQGLRTGDIHSAGCTKVGTQEMGDAVVAALRNL; from the coding sequence ATGAGCAAGCAGATTCTGATTCTCCCGGGTGACGGTATTGGTCCGGAAATCATGGCCGAAGCGGTCAAGGTGCTGGAATTGGCCAATGACAAGTACAGCCTGGGCTTCGAGCTGAGCCACGACGTGATCGGTGGCGCGGCCATCGACAAGCATGGCGTGCCGCTGGCCGACGAAACCCTTGATCGCGCCCGCGCTGCCGACGCTGTGCTGCTGGGCGCTGTCGGTGGGCCGAAATGGGACACCATCGAGCGTGACATCCGCCCTGAGCGCGGCCTGCTGAAAATTCGCGCGCAACTGGGCCTGTTCGGCAACTTGCGTCCGGCGATCCTCTATCCGCAACTGGCCGATGCGTCGAGCCTGAAGCCGGAAATCGTTGCCGGCCTGGACATCCTCATCGTCCGTGAGCTGACCGGCGGCATTTACTTCGGCGCGCCGCGTGGCACCCGTACGCTGGACAACGGCGAGCGTCAGTCCTACGACACCCTGCCGTACAGCGAAAGCGAAATCCGCCGCATCGCCCGTGTCGGTTTCGACATGGCCATGGTTCGTGGCAAGAAGCTCTGCTCGGTGGACAAGGCCAACGTCCTGGCATCCAGCCAGTTGTGGCGCGAAGTGGTCGAGCAGGTGGCCAAAGATTACCCGGAAGTCGAACTGAGCCACATGTACGTCGACAACGCCGCCATGCAACTGGTGCGCGCACCCAAGCAGTTCGACGTGATCGTCACCGACAACATGTTCGGCGACATCCTCTCCGACGAAGCGTCGATGCTCACCGGTTCGATCGGCATGCTGCCGTCGGCCTCGCTGGACTCCAACAACAAGGGCATGTACGAGCCGTGCCACGGTTCGGCGCCGGACATCGCTGGCAAAGGCATTGCCAACCCGCTGGCGACGATCCTGTCGGTATCGATGATGCTGCGTTACAGCTTCAATCTGCACGACGCTGCCGATGCCATCGAAAAAGCCGTCAGCGTCGTGCTCGATCAGGGCTTGCGCACCGGTGACATCCACTCGGCCGGTTGTACCAAAGTCGGTACGCAGGAAATGGGCGACGCAGTAGTCGCCGCGCTGCGGAATCTGTAA
- a CDS encoding FimV family protein yields MVQVRKLVLAIAAASALSSGMAHALGLGELTLKSTLNQPLVAEIELLDVKDLTAAEVVPSLASPEDFAKAGVDRQAFLNDLTFTPVLNASGKSVLRVTSSQPLSEPMVKFLVQVMWPNGRLLRDYSVLLDPSKFSPQTADAAAQPAPSQTITAPTTGATHRNQYTTTPRDTLWEIAAKARNGGSVQQTMLAIQALNPNAFIDGNINRLKTGQVLRLPDPVQSTALPQSAAIAEVAAQNEAWRQGRRYVAKPGTGQQQLDATNRGRGNTGAAANTQDNLSLVSAESARPGAKGPAGDAKALSNKLAIAQENLDTTRRDNEELKSRMADLQSQLDKLQKLIELKNNQLAKMQADGAGAAPGATAAVPPVPAITAELAATPPATPADAAAASPTPESAIAPPAETPVEPVVEPVVETTPAAADDDKAFNELLTNPILLGLIGGGAVVLLLLLLLLARRRKAQQEAEKHLRMARALAEEQEFSAEQDLPESSFSGLETPAASVKLNTPAPAPAPAPAPTPAPVVAPVVMATPIAAPLVAPAGERSDDVLDKAQSHINAGRLNQASALLEEGVSLEPERSDLRLKLMEVYGQQGDRDAFVAQERQLVANGDNFAKVEALKSRFPAMAVVAAGGLAAAAVAAELDAQYVKELLQDEPQAPETPADDLDTAFDLSLDDLDNITPVDPAPVAEPEAPVELDAFPAEDDLSFASVLQEQTEMKDNLDDLSDFDLDMDLGAEPSPATLAEDDFLLDLDDGVKDLPPVETPVVADVPQDDLELPADFDLSLADEMDSNPAAEPDAFAAELDDVNAELDRLSQSMAEPSFTEADAAMGDDLGEDDFDFLAGTDEAATKLDLAQAYIDMGDADGARDILNEVLTEGDEKQRGEAKEMLSNLA; encoded by the coding sequence ATGGTTCAAGTTCGCAAACTGGTGTTAGCAATAGCGGCCGCCTCGGCGCTGTCCTCCGGTATGGCGCATGCCCTCGGGCTCGGGGAGCTGACCCTGAAGTCGACCCTGAACCAGCCGTTGGTGGCTGAAATCGAGCTGCTCGACGTCAAGGATCTCACCGCCGCCGAGGTGGTGCCGAGCCTGGCTTCCCCTGAAGATTTCGCCAAGGCCGGCGTTGATCGTCAGGCCTTTCTCAATGATCTGACGTTCACCCCGGTACTCAACGCCAGCGGCAAAAGCGTGTTGCGCGTGACCTCGAGCCAACCGCTGTCGGAACCGATGGTGAAGTTCCTCGTGCAGGTGATGTGGCCCAATGGCCGCCTGCTGCGTGATTACAGCGTGCTGCTCGATCCGTCGAAGTTCTCGCCGCAGACCGCTGACGCCGCCGCGCAACCGGCGCCGTCGCAGACCATCACCGCGCCAACCACTGGCGCCACCCATCGCAATCAATACACCACCACGCCGCGCGACACCCTGTGGGAAATCGCCGCGAAGGCGCGCAACGGCGGCTCGGTGCAGCAGACCATGCTGGCGATTCAGGCGCTCAATCCAAATGCCTTTATCGACGGCAACATCAACCGTCTGAAAACCGGTCAGGTGCTGCGTCTGCCGGACCCGGTACAAAGCACGGCGCTGCCGCAGTCGGCAGCCATCGCTGAAGTGGCGGCGCAGAACGAAGCCTGGCGTCAGGGCCGTCGTTACGTGGCCAAGCCTGGCACCGGTCAGCAGCAGTTGGATGCGACCAATCGTGGCCGTGGCAATACCGGTGCAGCGGCCAACACTCAGGACAACCTGAGCCTGGTCTCGGCGGAAAGCGCCAGGCCCGGTGCGAAAGGCCCGGCCGGCGACGCCAAGGCGCTGAGCAACAAACTGGCAATCGCTCAGGAAAACCTCGACACGACCCGTCGTGACAACGAGGAACTGAAAAGCCGCATGGCGGATCTGCAGAGCCAGTTGGACAAGCTGCAAAAGCTGATCGAGCTGAAGAACAATCAACTGGCGAAGATGCAGGCCGACGGCGCCGGCGCTGCGCCTGGCGCCACCGCTGCTGTGCCGCCGGTGCCGGCGATCACTGCCGAACTGGCCGCAACACCGCCAGCCACCCCGGCCGACGCCGCAGCGGCTTCACCGACTCCAGAGTCGGCCATCGCGCCGCCAGCGGAAACCCCGGTTGAGCCAGTCGTCGAGCCGGTGGTTGAAACCACGCCTGCTGCCGCCGATGACGACAAAGCCTTCAATGAACTGCTGACCAATCCGATTCTGCTCGGCCTGATCGGCGGCGGTGCGGTGGTTCTGCTGCTTCTGCTGTTGCTGCTGGCGCGTCGTCGCAAAGCCCAGCAGGAAGCTGAAAAGCACCTGCGCATGGCCCGCGCTCTGGCTGAAGAGCAAGAGTTCTCTGCTGAGCAGGATCTGCCGGAAAGCAGCTTCTCTGGTCTGGAAACCCCGGCGGCCAGCGTCAAACTCAATACGCCAGCTCCAGCTCCAGCTCCAGCGCCTGCGCCAACCCCTGCACCGGTCGTTGCTCCGGTGGTGATGGCCACGCCTATCGCCGCGCCTCTGGTGGCCCCGGCCGGCGAGCGTTCGGACGATGTGCTCGACAAAGCGCAATCGCACATCAATGCCGGTCGCCTCAATCAGGCCTCCGCGCTGTTGGAAGAGGGCGTCAGCCTTGAGCCGGAACGCAGCGATCTGCGCCTGAAGTTGATGGAAGTCTACGGTCAGCAGGGCGACCGCGATGCGTTCGTCGCGCAGGAGCGTCAACTCGTGGCCAATGGCGATAACTTCGCCAAGGTCGAAGCACTGAAAAGCCGCTTCCCGGCCATGGCCGTGGTTGCTGCCGGTGGACTGGCGGCTGCCGCCGTCGCTGCCGAGCTGGACGCGCAGTACGTCAAGGAACTGCTGCAAGACGAGCCGCAAGCGCCCGAGACCCCTGCTGACGACCTCGACACTGCGTTCGATTTGAGTCTGGACGATCTCGACAACATCACCCCGGTCGATCCTGCACCAGTGGCCGAGCCAGAAGCGCCGGTCGAGCTCGACGCGTTTCCGGCCGAAGACGATCTGAGCTTCGCCTCGGTGCTGCAGGAACAGACCGAGATGAAAGACAATCTCGACGATCTGTCGGACTTCGATCTGGATATGGATCTCGGCGCCGAACCATCGCCGGCCACGTTGGCTGAAGATGACTTCCTGCTGGATCTGGACGACGGCGTGAAGGACTTGCCGCCGGTCGAGACGCCGGTTGTCGCTGACGTGCCGCAGGACGATCTGGAGCTGCCAGCTGATTTCGACCTGTCGCTGGCGGACGAAATGGACAGCAATCCGGCTGCTGAGCCGGATGCCTTCGCGGCCGAGCTGGACGACGTCAATGCCGAGCTGGATCGCCTGTCGCAGAGCATGGCCGAACCGAGCTTCACCGAAGCGGACGCGGCGATGGGTGACGATCTGGGCGAAGACGATTTCGACTTCCTCGCCGGCACCGACGAAGCGGCGACCAAACTCGATCTGGCCCAGGCCTACATCGACATGGGCGACGCCGACGGTGCGCGCGACATCCTCAACGAAGTGTTGACCGAGGGTGACGAGAAGCAGCGGGGCGAGGCCAAGGAAATGCTTTCCAACCTGGCGTAA
- the asd gene encoding aspartate-semialdehyde dehydrogenase, translated as MKRVGLIGWRGMVGSVLMQRMLEEQDFDLIEPVFFTTSNVGGQGPSVGKDIAPLKDAYSIDELKTLDVILTCQGGDYTSEVFPKLREAGWQGYWIDAASSLRMNDDAVIILDPVNRKVIDQQLDAGTKNYIGGNCTVSLMLMGLGGLFEAGLVEWMSAMTYQAASGAGAQNMRELIKQMGATHAAVADQLADPASAILDIDRRVAEAMRSEAYPTENFGVPLAGSLIPWIDKELPNGQSREEWKAQAETNKILGRFKSPIPVDGICVRIGAMRCHSQALTIKLNKDVPIADIEGLISQHNPWVKLVPNNREISMQELSPTKVTGTLNVPVGRLRKLNMGSQFVGAFTVGDQLLWGAAEPLRRMLRILLER; from the coding sequence ATGAAACGTGTAGGTCTGATCGGTTGGCGCGGGATGGTCGGTTCCGTGCTCATGCAGCGGATGCTGGAAGAGCAGGATTTCGATCTTATCGAGCCGGTGTTTTTCACCACGTCCAATGTCGGTGGCCAAGGCCCGTCCGTGGGCAAGGACATTGCTCCGCTCAAGGACGCTTACAGCATTGACGAGCTGAAGACCCTCGACGTGATCCTGACCTGCCAGGGCGGCGACTACACCAGCGAAGTATTCCCCAAGCTGCGTGAAGCCGGCTGGCAGGGTTACTGGATCGACGCGGCGTCGAGCCTGCGCATGAACGATGACGCGGTGATCATTCTCGACCCGGTCAACCGCAAGGTCATCGACCAGCAGCTGGACGCGGGCACCAAGAACTACATCGGCGGCAACTGCACCGTCAGCCTGATGCTGATGGGCCTGGGCGGTCTGTTCGAGGCCGGTCTGGTCGAGTGGATGAGCGCCATGACCTATCAGGCGGCCTCCGGTGCCGGCGCGCAGAATATGCGTGAACTGATCAAGCAGATGGGCGCGACGCACGCCGCTGTCGCCGATCAACTGGCCGATCCGGCCAGCGCGATCCTCGACATCGACCGTCGCGTGGCCGAAGCCATGCGCAGCGAAGCGTACCCGACCGAAAACTTCGGTGTACCGCTGGCCGGCAGCCTGATCCCGTGGATCGACAAGGAGTTGCCGAACGGCCAGAGCCGCGAAGAGTGGAAGGCCCAGGCCGAGACCAACAAGATCCTCGGTCGCTTCAAGAGCCCGATCCCGGTCGACGGCATCTGCGTGCGCATCGGCGCCATGCGCTGCCACAGCCAGGCGCTGACCATCAAGCTGAACAAAGACGTACCGATCGCTGATATCGAAGGGCTGATCAGCCAGCACAACCCTTGGGTCAAACTGGTGCCGAACAACCGCGAGATCAGCATGCAGGAGCTGAGCCCGACCAAGGTTACCGGCACCCTGAATGTACCGGTCGGTCGTCTGCGCAAGCTGAATATGGGTTCGCAATTCGTCGGTGCCTTCACCGTCGGCGACCAACTGCTGTGGGGCGCGGCCGAACCGCTGCGCCGCATGCTGCGGATCCTGCTGGAGCGTTGA
- a CDS encoding class I SAM-dependent methyltransferase, which yields MTSTAQHTQVVQKQFGEQAAAYLSSAVHAQGSEFALLQAELAGQGGARVLDLGCGAGHVSFHVAPLVREVVAYDLSQQMLDVVAGAAVDRGLSNIITVNGPAERLPFVDGEFDFVFSRYSAHHWSDLGLALREVRRVLKPGGVAAFVDVLSPGSPLFDTYLQSVEVLRDTSHVRDYSAAEWLRQVSEAGLHVRSTTRQRLRLEYSSWVERMRTPEVMRAAIRQLQQSMGNEVGEYFEIDADGSFSTDVIVLMAER from the coding sequence ATGACCAGCACCGCCCAGCACACCCAGGTCGTCCAGAAGCAATTCGGCGAACAGGCCGCCGCTTACCTGAGCAGCGCGGTTCACGCCCAAGGCAGCGAATTCGCGCTGCTACAGGCTGAACTGGCCGGGCAGGGTGGTGCGCGGGTGCTGGATCTGGGGTGTGGCGCCGGTCATGTCAGCTTTCATGTGGCGCCGCTGGTCAGGGAGGTGGTGGCTTACGACCTGTCGCAGCAAATGCTTGATGTGGTTGCCGGCGCTGCCGTCGATCGCGGCTTGAGCAACATCATTACCGTCAACGGCCCTGCCGAGCGCTTGCCGTTCGTCGATGGTGAGTTCGATTTTGTGTTCAGCCGCTATTCGGCGCATCACTGGAGCGACCTCGGTCTGGCCTTGCGCGAGGTGCGCCGGGTGCTGAAGCCGGGCGGGGTGGCGGCGTTCGTTGATGTGTTGTCACCAGGCAGTCCGTTGTTCGACACTTACCTGCAAAGCGTTGAAGTGCTGCGCGACACCAGCCACGTGCGCGACTACTCCGCCGCCGAGTGGCTGCGCCAGGTCAGCGAGGCCGGACTGCATGTGCGCAGTACCACCCGTCAGCGCCTGCGTCTGGAGTACAGCAGTTGGGTCGAGCGCATGCGCACACCTGAGGTGATGCGCGCGGCGATCCGCCAGTTGCAGCAGTCGATGGGCAACGAAGTGGGTGAATATTTCGAAATTGATGCCGACGGCTCGTTCAGTACCGATGTGATCGTACTGATGGCTGAGCGATAA